The following proteins are encoded in a genomic region of Synergistaceae bacterium:
- a CDS encoding chromate transporter — MLLRLYLQFLKFGCFTFGGGWSIVAQMNEIYVKREKILTPEELLDITSIGRSLPGTMIGNIAMFFGNRQAGFFGGLACVFGMITAPMIVLIMITSFYTAFQDNIWVSSAMRGVRVAVAPVIISALAGMGKSAFKIPPCYIIALLMFALYFFVRISCVWLVIIGAFIGLILCEYYERVKNFDVIA; from the coding sequence TCACGTTCGGCGGGGGCTGGAGCATTGTCGCACAAATGAATGAAATCTACGTAAAGCGCGAAAAAATTTTGACTCCTGAAGAATTGCTTGATATAACGAGCATAGGCCGCAGCTTACCGGGCACAATGATAGGAAATATCGCGATGTTTTTCGGGAATCGTCAAGCGGGATTTTTCGGGGGACTTGCCTGTGTGTTCGGAATGATTACAGCTCCCATGATTGTATTAATTATGATTACGAGCTTTTACACAGCTTTTCAGGATAATATATGGGTCTCGTCTGCTATGCGCGGGGTTCGTGTTGCTGTAGCTCCCGTTATAATTAGTGCTTTGGCGGGAATGGGTAAGAGTGCCTTCAAGATCCCCCCCTGTTATATTATTGCGCTGTTAATGTTCGCATTATATTTTTTCGTGCGTATTAGCTGCGTCTGGCTTGTTATAATCGGCGCATTTATCGGGCTGATTCTTTGTGAGTACTATGAGAGGGTGAAAAATTTTGATGTTATTGCTTGA